GCGGAAGCCCCTCGAGCAGGCGCGCGGCGACGACGGCGTCCTGCATCCGCCAGCCGCAGTTCGCGTCGGCGATCACGGTGTCGCCGTCGCCGGTGGCTTCGACGACGCTGATAACCCGCTCCGCGTCGGCGGCGGGGGCGCCCCCGACCTTGAGCTGAAACCGGCGAATGCCCTCCGCCTTCCGGGCCAGCACATAGTCCCGCATCCGGGCGGGCTCATCGAGCGGCACCGCGATGTAGAGCGGATACCGGTCCTGCCTCCGGCCGCCGAGCAGAGTGCTCACGGGAAGGCCGGCCGCGCGTCCCACGAGGTCCCAGCAGGCCATGTCGACGGCGCTCTTGGCGTAGCCATGCCCCATGAGGGCCGAGTCCATCGTTTGGTAGACTTCGGCCAGGTTGCGGGGATCCACGCCGATCAGATGGGGAACGATCTCTCGAAGGGCGGCCACGGCGCCGGCGCCGAAGGCTGGGAGGTAGGTTGCGCCGAGGGGACAGACTTCGCCCCACCCGACCAACCCGGAGTCGGTGGTCACCCGGACCACGGTGCTCCGGAGGCTGGTGATGACGCGGCCGCCCGACATCACGTAGGTGCCGTGGACATAGGTCAGGTCGTAGCCGAAGACGTCGATGGCAGAGATCAACATGGCGCGGTCTCCTCGCATGCCGCTGGAAGGTGCATT
Above is a genomic segment from Gemmatimonadota bacterium containing:
- a CDS encoding mandelate racemase; the protein is MLISAIDVFGYDLTYVHGTYVMSGGRVITSLRSTVVRVTTDSGLVGWGEVCPLGATYLPAFGAGAVAALREIVPHLIGVDPRNLAEVYQTMDSALMGHGYAKSAVDMACWDLVGRAAGLPVSTLLGGRRQDRYPLYIAVPLDEPARMRDYVLARKAEGIRRFQLKVGGAPAADAERVISVVEATGDGDTVIADANCGWRMQDAVVAARLLEGLPRTYLEQPCPTLEECLYVRERTTLPMVLDELITDLPSLLRAFHAGAMDAINLKISRVGGLTKARLIRDVAQTLGLRLTIEDTWGGDVTTAAISHLAASTAPEALFTVSFMNDWVNEHIAGFQPRSEAGVGITPTGPGLGVDVEETLLGRPLVSAP